The Rhodococcus sp. X156 genome window below encodes:
- a CDS encoding alpha/beta hydrolase fold domain-containing protein → MVMGARVGVAVASAPIAVVDVVGLGGTFAAALARTALRAPWRGNASVVRNVAVSTTRECVRSLIGYMTSLPIDEFRALERVLDGVSGVALPPFVRAQGVRMEAVAVADVPGLWFRAPDTEPVGTIVYLHGGGYIGTSPTMYAVFMAYLARTSRCDVFVPDYRLAPEYPYPAATEDVVAVIGELLAEGEVSSDRLFLAGDSGGGGLAGSVLNDLVLDELPLPAGVVLFSPEVSMVLNEPSVQENAALDVLPWNVPTNPYLHGHNPEDPSVSLLHQDLSLWPPTFVSYGSDEIFRDAIRSFVQRLAEHGVPHEAHEVAEMFHVFPFLLPWAQESRTVYRQVGKFIAGVMAEEAIHPGVGAAVS, encoded by the coding sequence ATGGTGATGGGAGCACGGGTCGGCGTGGCGGTGGCGAGTGCGCCCATCGCCGTGGTGGACGTCGTCGGGCTGGGCGGCACCTTCGCCGCGGCGCTGGCGCGGACCGCGCTGCGCGCCCCGTGGCGGGGCAACGCCTCGGTGGTGCGCAACGTCGCGGTGTCCACCACGCGGGAGTGCGTGCGCTCGCTGATCGGCTACATGACCTCCCTGCCCATCGACGAGTTCCGCGCCCTGGAGCGCGTGCTGGACGGGGTCAGCGGGGTCGCGCTGCCGCCGTTCGTGCGGGCCCAGGGAGTGCGCATGGAGGCCGTCGCCGTCGCCGACGTGCCCGGGCTGTGGTTCCGCGCCCCGGACACCGAGCCGGTCGGGACCATCGTCTACCTGCACGGTGGGGGCTACATCGGCACCTCGCCCACCATGTACGCGGTGTTCATGGCCTACCTGGCCCGCACCAGCCGTTGCGACGTCTTCGTGCCCGACTACCGCCTCGCGCCGGAGTATCCCTACCCCGCGGCCACCGAGGACGTCGTCGCGGTGATCGGCGAGCTGCTGGCGGAGGGTGAGGTCTCCTCGGACCGGCTGTTCCTCGCCGGCGACTCCGGCGGCGGGGGACTGGCCGGCAGCGTGCTCAACGACCTGGTGCTGGACGAGCTGCCGCTGCCGGCCGGGGTGGTGCTGTTCTCGCCCGAGGTCAGCATGGTGCTCAACGAGCCCTCGGTGCAGGAGAACGCCGCCCTGGACGTGCTGCCCTGGAACGTGCCCACCAACCCCTACCTGCACGGGCACAACCCGGAGGACCCGTCGGTGTCGCTGCTGCACCAGGACCTGTCGCTGTGGCCGCCGACGTTCGTCTCCTACGGCAGTGACGAGATCTTCCGGGACGCCATCCGCAGCTTCGTGCAGCGGCTGGCCGAGCACGGCGTGCCGCACGAGGCGCACGAGGTGGCGGAGATGTTCCACGTCTTCCCGTTCCTGCTGCCCTGGGCGCAGGAGAGCCGCACGGTGTACCGGCAGGTGGGCAAGTTCATCGCGGGCGTGATGGCCGAGGAAGCGATCCACCCCGGGGTCGGCGCAGCCGTCAGCTAG